Proteins from one Leptonema illini DSM 21528 genomic window:
- a CDS encoding LA_2444/LA_4059 family outer membrane protein, with translation MNGFRYFTLVLAFLSSTGGLLAQSENGTKPSYGLSVFRQTSVMRPYEYDISFPFYNKEKLSGTTETHYPFLFWYEFSNRLRLEFTASKFQITDGHYKTVGIFPAGVFEWTTGINTIDRSQETLQLLRSYNVFGMRLSPGIGLRHQRRQVSFRSASSVVHEDMNALMLQGALRLEIPLPASFSLQLDGAGYIGEGRFRPAPLAHISSDWQYAWVRLSDERTGQASGYEWNAAFHYALNEHVSLSLGYGVTQDYRHLWNDPFVSLYLSANNPPAVYLYDQYAFATGMLRERISSYSLGLHVRL, from the coding sequence ATGAACGGATTTCGTTATTTTACTCTTGTACTGGCTTTTCTGTCCTCAACTGGCGGGCTTTTAGCACAGTCCGAGAATGGAACGAAGCCGTCGTACGGGCTCTCTGTTTTCCGTCAGACCTCGGTCATGCGGCCCTATGAGTATGACATTTCTTTTCCGTTCTATAATAAGGAGAAGCTGAGCGGCACGACGGAAACCCATTATCCCTTTCTTTTCTGGTATGAGTTCTCCAATCGCCTGCGTCTGGAGTTCACCGCATCGAAATTTCAGATCACCGACGGGCATTATAAAACCGTCGGCATCTTTCCGGCCGGCGTCTTTGAATGGACGACGGGCATTAATACCATCGACCGCTCACAGGAAACGCTTCAACTGCTTCGTTCGTATAACGTTTTCGGGATGCGTCTTTCACCGGGCATCGGCCTGCGTCATCAAAGGCGACAGGTATCGTTTCGATCCGCATCGAGCGTCGTGCATGAAGACATGAACGCCCTTATGCTTCAGGGAGCGTTGCGCCTTGAGATTCCATTGCCGGCCTCGTTCTCTCTGCAACTGGATGGTGCGGGCTACATCGGCGAAGGCCGGTTCAGGCCGGCACCGCTTGCCCATATCTCGTCGGACTGGCAGTATGCGTGGGTTCGACTATCCGATGAGCGAACAGGACAGGCGTCGGGCTATGAATGGAATGCAGCGTTCCACTATGCTCTGAACGAACACGTCAGCCTCTCCCTTGGCTACGGAGTCACGCAGGATTACCGGCATCTCTGGAATGATCCGTTCGTGAGTCTGTATCTCTCTGCGAATAACCCTCCGGCGGTTTATCTGTATGACCAATATGCGTTCGCCACGGGCATGCTGCGGGAGCGGATCAGCTCCTACTCGCTCGGCTTGCATGTTCGGCTGTAA